One window of the Salvia miltiorrhiza cultivar Shanhuang (shh) chromosome 6, IMPLAD_Smil_shh, whole genome shotgun sequence genome contains the following:
- the LOC130990461 gene encoding uncharacterized protein LOC130990461, with the protein MGRWVEGQWVWNLEWSRALLDREKKQADLLLSFINNFQINEGKLDCWRWKLSPEGLFTVKTAYKAIFNQGAPPTQSKNGVFSTIWNTPAMHKAKSTAWRIINGRIATCDNLLKRNVPIPNSEMLCVFCKTHNEDADHLFFSCQMSSEIWYNLFRWVGKQSALPSSAKAHFEVFINLGSKKEFGFLSGAWLCAVWCLWKQRNACRFNQVPWVKEKVITEIKTRLWGWQQIFSRSPPSRDFRFWFGAACVED; encoded by the coding sequence ATGGGGAGATGGGTGGAAGGACAGTGGGTGTGGAATCTTGAATGGAGCCGTGCTTTGCTGGATAGAGAGAAAAAACAAGCAGATCTTCTTCTTTCATTTATCAACAACTTTCAGATAAATGAAGGAAAATTGGATTGTTGGAGATGGAAACTCTCGCCAGAGGGTCTCTTCACAGTCAAAACGGCATACAAAGCAATTTTCAATCAGGGGGCACCTCCCACCCAAAGCAAGAATGGGGTTTTCTCCACCATCTGGAATACCCCAGCAATGCACAAGGCAAAGTCAACTGCATGGCGAATCATAAATGGAAGGATAGCGACGTGCGACAACCTTTTGAAGAGAAACGTTCCAATCCCAAACTCGGAGATGTTATGCGTTTTTTGCAAAACACACAATGAAGATGCAGATCATCTCTTTTTTTCTTGCCAAATGTCCTCTGAGATCTGGTACAACCTCTTTCGTTGGGTTGGCAAGCAGTCTGCACTCCCTTCATCTGCAAAAGCTCACTTTGAAGTCTTCATTAATTTGGGGAGTAAGAAAGAGTTTGGTTTTCTCTCTGGTGCATGGTTATGTGCGGTTTGGTGTTTGTGGAAACAGAGGAACGCATGCAGATTTAATCAAGTTCCATGGGTCAAAGAAAAGGTGATCACTGAGATCAAAACTAGGCTTTGGGGATGGCAGCAGATTTTCAGCCGGTCACCACCTTCAAGGGATTTTAGATTCTGGTTTGGAGCCGCCTGTGTTGAAGATTAG
- the LOC130988476 gene encoding uncharacterized protein LOC130988476 isoform X1 → MKKSKFLKSSKELLSRSFNPSKCKTSLRLAASRLKLLRNKKEAQVKQMRREISLLLESGQDQTARIRVEHVIREEKMLAAFDLIGIYCELIVARLPIIESQKICPIDVKEAIASVVYASPRCGDVPELVEVKKQFTEKYGKDFVTAAIELRPECGVSRMLVEKLSALAPDGETKTKILSTIAEEHNVKWEAKSFEQNSAPASDLLSGPTTFVKESERLPEPPRGNQLHDSTLNFTQVDHGSSPRTEVSGFNSALGGERAQFFRGDSDNVPRDRQRWNMNFKDATSAAQAAAESAELASMAARAAAELSSRGRISRQSSTESHKSDDHSSRGGAPDTYMRSNMNEQMDKGNLNNSGGRFEAGLDSRKDYSHLSSLKSRASTDDDGSVVDRYSRKNSLNEVYRGEKSSMPRQQGFVSSHSSISNNGNTFSNPKHQDFRYDDGESSSLGFGNEGINEEASRRSSHGSPVVFDKSDSDSENYGFDRSPTYDEPQQRFQLPLSSQKTREHLSTNTDSGSPKSSSTKTEKSPASVFFTRKSSSSDFPERSMHVSKLDDSMAVTFDEPDGHTSGFKDKSRPQYDQTQLSLSSDDESEETDSERNQGKKFDADPPAKFNRAKPSADQPTLVSKMNRTELNDIGNSSPEREEGLNFAKLTGGFRHKGYNYPSVGKKQFDMSPSKNASPRMKTMLEPKNTKPDLQSTSDTDSSDEEDSLQKSSGHKHKLHTLKTKPSFAASNPMFGSDNSDVDEDQPFRRTSRLRSGISRRTKAIPSNHEKEKYSKLQLRSEALDPRDGMDGKATTSTSYETPKRHETKWNSSQSDNYDQHTSTSIRMEQRPTSSEPQQQFQYLKGNAYLSSSSKVPTKPANSNLRGSLYQHNSEKADSGIMQESKLSAKQASLPQRKTEPNVKTEMLNKTSSNKDSSNQKVSHVHPKLPDYDNFVQFFQKNRS, encoded by the exons ATGAAGAAATCGAAGTTTCTCAAGAGCTCAAAGGAGTTGCTCTCTCGGAGCTTCAATCCTTCCAAATG CAAGACGTCGTTGAGGCTGGCGGCGTCGCGGCTCAAGTTGTTGAGGAACAAGAAAGAAGCTCAGGTGAAGCAGATGAGGCGGGAAATATCACTCTTGCTCGAATCCGGACAAGATCAAACGGCTCGAATCCGA GTTGAGCATGTGATTAGGGAAGAGAAGATGTTGGCTGCATTTGATCTTATCGGAATCTATTGCGAACTTATTGTTGCAAGGCTGCCTATTATTGAGTCTCAAAA GATTTGCCCCATTGACGTGAAAGAGGCAATTGCAAGCGTGGTCTATGCTTCCCCGAGATGTGGAGACGTACCTGAACTTGTAGAAGTCAAGAAACAATTTACAGAGAAATACGGAAAAGATTTTGTAACTGCAGCCATAGAACTTCGTCCAGAATGTGGTGTCAGCCGTATG TTGGTTGAGAAGTTATCTGCATTGGCACCAGATGGAGAGACCAAAACTAAAATTTTGAGCACGATAGCTGAGGAGCACAACGTCAAGTGGGAAGCTAAATCATTCGAACAGAACTCCGCACCAGCCAGTGATTTGCTG AGTGGACCAACTACTTTCGTGAAGGAGAGTGAACGCCTTCCTGAACCTCCTCGAGGTAACCAGTTGCATGATTCAACGTTGAACTTCACCCAGGTTGATCATGGATCATCACCAAGAACAGAAGTTTCTGGTTTCAACTCGG CATTAGGTGGTGAGAGGGCACAATTTTTTCGAGGAGATAGTGATAACGTTCCACGCGATAGACAGAGGTGGAACATGAATTTCAAGGATGCCACCTCCGCTGCACAGGCAGCTGCAGAGTCTGCAGAACTAGCAAGCATGGCTGCTAGAGCCGCTGCAGAGCTTTCAAGTCGTGGCAGGATTTCGAGGCAGAGCTCTACTGAATCACATAAATCGGATGATCATTCTTCAAGAGGCGGGGCACCTGACACATACATGAGGTCAAATATGAATGAGCAAATGGATAAGGGGAACCTTAACAATAGTGGTGGAAGATTCGAGGCTGGTCTTGATAGTAGAAAGGATTACAGTCACTTGTCTTCTTTAAAATCTAGAGCTTCAACTGATGATGATGGCTCAGTGGTAGACAGGTATTCTCGGAAGAACTCGTTGAATGAGGTCTATAGAGGTGAAAAGAGTAGTATGCCAAGGCAACAAGGTTTTGTTTCCTCTCATTCTAGCATATCCAATAATGGGAATACATTTTCAAATCCCAAACACCAAGATTTTAGATATGATGATGGTGAGAGCTCTTCTCTGGGTTTTGGGAATGAAGGCATTAACGAAGAGGCCTCACGGAGAAGCTCTCATGGATCGCCTGTAGTTTTCGACAAATCTGATTCAGACTCTGAAAATTATGGATTCGATAGAAGCCCTACATATGATGAACCACAGCAGAGGTTCCAACTGCCATTATCAAGCCAAAAAACGCGTGAGCACCTTTCAACAAACACTGATTCTGGGAGTCCTAAATCGAGCTCTACAAAGACAGAGAAGTCACCTGCATCTGTATTTTTTACTAGAAAGAGCTCGTCTTCTGATTTCCCGGAGAGAAGTATGCATGTCTCGAAACTGGATGACTCCATGGCTGTGACATTTGATGAACCAGATGGGCATACTTCTGGGTTTAAGGATAAAAGTAGGCCTCAATATGACCAAACACAACTGTCACTTTCTTCTGACGATGAGTCTGAAGAAACAGATAGTGAAAGGAACCAAGGGAAGAAGTTTGATGCTGATCCTCCAGCAAAGTTCAATCGTGCAAAACCTTCTGCTGATCAGCCGACTTTGGTATCAAAAATGAATCGGACAGAGCTGAACGACATTGGTAACTCAAGTCCTGAGAGAGAGGAGGGGTTGAATTTTGCAAAACTCACAGGTGGTTTTCGCCATAAAGGATACAACTATCCATCTGTTGGGAAGAAACAATTTGACATGTCGCCTTCCAAGAACGCGAGTCCTAGGATGAAAACTATGCTGGAACCTAAGAATACAAAGCCTGATCTCCAGTCTACATCAGATACTGACAGTTCAGACGAAGAAGACTCATTGCAGAAGAGTTCGGGCCACAAACACAAACTTCATACTCTTAAAACAAAGCCTAGTTTTGCAGCTTCAAATCCAATGTTTGGATCCGACAACAGTGATGTGGATGAGGATCAGCCCTTCAGAAGAACAAGCCGTCTGCGTAGTGGAATCTCTCGAAGAACAAAAGCAATCCCTTCTAACCACGAAAAGGAAAAGTACTCCAAGCTGCAGCTCAGATCAGAAGCACTTGATCCTAGAGATGGCATGGATGGAAAAGCCACCACCTCCACCAGTTACGAAACTCCAAAAAGACACGAGACTAAGTGGAACTCAAGTCAATCGGACAACTATGATCAGCATACCTCGACTTCTATCAGAATGGAGCAAAGACCAACCTCATCAGAACCTCAACAACAGTTTCAGTACTTGAAGGGAAATGCTTATCTGTCTAGCTCATCAAAAGTGCCTACTAAGCCCGCGAATTCAAATTTGCGTGGATCTCTATATCAACACAATTCGGAAAAGGCAGACTCTGGGATTATGCAAGAATCTAAGCTTAGTGCAAAACAGGCCTCACTGCCCCAGAGAAAGACTGAGCCAAATGTAAAGACAGAGATGCTGAACAAGACTTCCTCAAACAAGGATTCTAGTAACCAAAAAGTTAGCCATGTTCATCCGAAGCTTCCAGATTACGACAACTTCGTTCAATTCTTTCAGAAAAATCGTTCTTGA
- the LOC130988476 gene encoding uncharacterized protein LOC130988476 isoform X2 — MLAAFDLIGIYCELIVARLPIIESQKICPIDVKEAIASVVYASPRCGDVPELVEVKKQFTEKYGKDFVTAAIELRPECGVSRMLVEKLSALAPDGETKTKILSTIAEEHNVKWEAKSFEQNSAPASDLLSGPTTFVKESERLPEPPRGNQLHDSTLNFTQVDHGSSPRTEVSGFNSALGGERAQFFRGDSDNVPRDRQRWNMNFKDATSAAQAAAESAELASMAARAAAELSSRGRISRQSSTESHKSDDHSSRGGAPDTYMRSNMNEQMDKGNLNNSGGRFEAGLDSRKDYSHLSSLKSRASTDDDGSVVDRYSRKNSLNEVYRGEKSSMPRQQGFVSSHSSISNNGNTFSNPKHQDFRYDDGESSSLGFGNEGINEEASRRSSHGSPVVFDKSDSDSENYGFDRSPTYDEPQQRFQLPLSSQKTREHLSTNTDSGSPKSSSTKTEKSPASVFFTRKSSSSDFPERSMHVSKLDDSMAVTFDEPDGHTSGFKDKSRPQYDQTQLSLSSDDESEETDSERNQGKKFDADPPAKFNRAKPSADQPTLVSKMNRTELNDIGNSSPEREEGLNFAKLTGGFRHKGYNYPSVGKKQFDMSPSKNASPRMKTMLEPKNTKPDLQSTSDTDSSDEEDSLQKSSGHKHKLHTLKTKPSFAASNPMFGSDNSDVDEDQPFRRTSRLRSGISRRTKAIPSNHEKEKYSKLQLRSEALDPRDGMDGKATTSTSYETPKRHETKWNSSQSDNYDQHTSTSIRMEQRPTSSEPQQQFQYLKGNAYLSSSSKVPTKPANSNLRGSLYQHNSEKADSGIMQESKLSAKQASLPQRKTEPNVKTEMLNKTSSNKDSSNQKVSHVHPKLPDYDNFVQFFQKNRS, encoded by the exons ATGTTGGCTGCATTTGATCTTATCGGAATCTATTGCGAACTTATTGTTGCAAGGCTGCCTATTATTGAGTCTCAAAA GATTTGCCCCATTGACGTGAAAGAGGCAATTGCAAGCGTGGTCTATGCTTCCCCGAGATGTGGAGACGTACCTGAACTTGTAGAAGTCAAGAAACAATTTACAGAGAAATACGGAAAAGATTTTGTAACTGCAGCCATAGAACTTCGTCCAGAATGTGGTGTCAGCCGTATG TTGGTTGAGAAGTTATCTGCATTGGCACCAGATGGAGAGACCAAAACTAAAATTTTGAGCACGATAGCTGAGGAGCACAACGTCAAGTGGGAAGCTAAATCATTCGAACAGAACTCCGCACCAGCCAGTGATTTGCTG AGTGGACCAACTACTTTCGTGAAGGAGAGTGAACGCCTTCCTGAACCTCCTCGAGGTAACCAGTTGCATGATTCAACGTTGAACTTCACCCAGGTTGATCATGGATCATCACCAAGAACAGAAGTTTCTGGTTTCAACTCGG CATTAGGTGGTGAGAGGGCACAATTTTTTCGAGGAGATAGTGATAACGTTCCACGCGATAGACAGAGGTGGAACATGAATTTCAAGGATGCCACCTCCGCTGCACAGGCAGCTGCAGAGTCTGCAGAACTAGCAAGCATGGCTGCTAGAGCCGCTGCAGAGCTTTCAAGTCGTGGCAGGATTTCGAGGCAGAGCTCTACTGAATCACATAAATCGGATGATCATTCTTCAAGAGGCGGGGCACCTGACACATACATGAGGTCAAATATGAATGAGCAAATGGATAAGGGGAACCTTAACAATAGTGGTGGAAGATTCGAGGCTGGTCTTGATAGTAGAAAGGATTACAGTCACTTGTCTTCTTTAAAATCTAGAGCTTCAACTGATGATGATGGCTCAGTGGTAGACAGGTATTCTCGGAAGAACTCGTTGAATGAGGTCTATAGAGGTGAAAAGAGTAGTATGCCAAGGCAACAAGGTTTTGTTTCCTCTCATTCTAGCATATCCAATAATGGGAATACATTTTCAAATCCCAAACACCAAGATTTTAGATATGATGATGGTGAGAGCTCTTCTCTGGGTTTTGGGAATGAAGGCATTAACGAAGAGGCCTCACGGAGAAGCTCTCATGGATCGCCTGTAGTTTTCGACAAATCTGATTCAGACTCTGAAAATTATGGATTCGATAGAAGCCCTACATATGATGAACCACAGCAGAGGTTCCAACTGCCATTATCAAGCCAAAAAACGCGTGAGCACCTTTCAACAAACACTGATTCTGGGAGTCCTAAATCGAGCTCTACAAAGACAGAGAAGTCACCTGCATCTGTATTTTTTACTAGAAAGAGCTCGTCTTCTGATTTCCCGGAGAGAAGTATGCATGTCTCGAAACTGGATGACTCCATGGCTGTGACATTTGATGAACCAGATGGGCATACTTCTGGGTTTAAGGATAAAAGTAGGCCTCAATATGACCAAACACAACTGTCACTTTCTTCTGACGATGAGTCTGAAGAAACAGATAGTGAAAGGAACCAAGGGAAGAAGTTTGATGCTGATCCTCCAGCAAAGTTCAATCGTGCAAAACCTTCTGCTGATCAGCCGACTTTGGTATCAAAAATGAATCGGACAGAGCTGAACGACATTGGTAACTCAAGTCCTGAGAGAGAGGAGGGGTTGAATTTTGCAAAACTCACAGGTGGTTTTCGCCATAAAGGATACAACTATCCATCTGTTGGGAAGAAACAATTTGACATGTCGCCTTCCAAGAACGCGAGTCCTAGGATGAAAACTATGCTGGAACCTAAGAATACAAAGCCTGATCTCCAGTCTACATCAGATACTGACAGTTCAGACGAAGAAGACTCATTGCAGAAGAGTTCGGGCCACAAACACAAACTTCATACTCTTAAAACAAAGCCTAGTTTTGCAGCTTCAAATCCAATGTTTGGATCCGACAACAGTGATGTGGATGAGGATCAGCCCTTCAGAAGAACAAGCCGTCTGCGTAGTGGAATCTCTCGAAGAACAAAAGCAATCCCTTCTAACCACGAAAAGGAAAAGTACTCCAAGCTGCAGCTCAGATCAGAAGCACTTGATCCTAGAGATGGCATGGATGGAAAAGCCACCACCTCCACCAGTTACGAAACTCCAAAAAGACACGAGACTAAGTGGAACTCAAGTCAATCGGACAACTATGATCAGCATACCTCGACTTCTATCAGAATGGAGCAAAGACCAACCTCATCAGAACCTCAACAACAGTTTCAGTACTTGAAGGGAAATGCTTATCTGTCTAGCTCATCAAAAGTGCCTACTAAGCCCGCGAATTCAAATTTGCGTGGATCTCTATATCAACACAATTCGGAAAAGGCAGACTCTGGGATTATGCAAGAATCTAAGCTTAGTGCAAAACAGGCCTCACTGCCCCAGAGAAAGACTGAGCCAAATGTAAAGACAGAGATGCTGAACAAGACTTCCTCAAACAAGGATTCTAGTAACCAAAAAGTTAGCCATGTTCATCCGAAGCTTCCAGATTACGACAACTTCGTTCAATTCTTTCAGAAAAATCGTTCTTGA
- the LOC130988492 gene encoding cation-dependent phenylpropanoid and flavonoid 8-O-methyltransferase 1-like, whose protein sequence is METKVVINISTPKQKGLLQTAELYKYIMGTSVYPREQQCLKELRAVTSTHPRAVMGTAPDVGQFMALLLKAINAKKTIEIGVFTGYSLLVTALTIPDDGKITAIDMNRSSYLIGLPIIEKAGVEHKINFIESEALPALDQLLKDPENKGTFDFAFVDADKADYANYHERVLELLKPGGIAVYDNTLWQGTVAMDEGSVPERKLATRKDSIEFNKYIAGDARVQISQVPLGDGITICRRN, encoded by the exons ATGGAGACCAAAGTTGTGATCAATATTAGTACTCCTAAACAAAAAGGCTTGTTGCAAACCGCAGAGTTGTACAAG TATATAATGGGTACTAGTGTGTATCCACGCGAACAACAATGCCTCAAGGAGCTCAGAGCTGTCACATCCACTCATCCAAG GGCTGTGATGGGTACG GCACCTGATGTGGGACAGTTTATGGCCTTGCTTCTAAAGGCAATCAACGCGAAAAAGACGATTGAAATTGGAGTGTTTACTGGATATTCCCTTCTCGTAACTGCCCTCACAATTCCAGATGATGGAAAG ATCACGGCCATAGACATGAACCGAAGCTCGTACCTGATTGGATTACCTATCATCGAGAAGGCCGGGGTGGAGCACAAGATCAATTTCATCGAGTCCGAGGCTCTTCCGGCTCTTGATCAGTTGCTGAAAGAT CCTGAGAATAAGGGGACGTTCGACTTTGCCTTTGTTGATGCTGATAAAGCTGACTATGCAAATTACCATGAGAGAGTGTTGGAGCTTCTGAAACCGGGCGGTATTGCTGTTTACGATAACACCCTTTGGCAAGGGACGGTGGCGATGGATGAGGGTTCGGTTCCGGAGCGCAAGCTGGCGACGAGGAAGGATTCGATAGAGTTTAACAAGTACATTGCAGGTGATGCTAGAGTGCAAATCTCTCAAGTCCCTCTTGGTGATGGGATCACTATCTGTCGCCGCAACTGA